TGAGCTTGATGCTCTTTTTTTTAAGCTCtctaatttattgtttttctgTTGCTTACTGTTTCAATGTTATGGAGTCCGTGACaaacttattttgtatttgtactattgttttagtttttgggaaaaattgatGGGTTTTCTAATGTTTATTTGTGTTTGCAGTTCATAAGCAGAGGGATATTATCCCGCTGGATGCGAATGGTGATATTGTGGACTCAGATGATGAATACCTGTCTTTGATCTCAAGGTTCTTCCCCCTTTTATGTCAAGTTGTAATAGTtgctttgaaattttaaaatagattcTTCTAGTTGAGAATAATGTagcatttaatttagttttttttcttttccaattaaATGTtgttacttatatatatatatatatatatatatatataaaacctttAGTTGAATAAAAATGCTTGTCATGTGTGAATTAGGATTAacgttacatttttttttagttttgtgaaAGCATATAACtgttttaaacatttaaaagatCTTGGAAAAGAATGCTAAAAAGAATTGTGAACTTTAAGAGAGCCTTCTATATGTGAAAACTATGCAAATCTCTTCTATATAatttttacctatcaaaaaaaaataaaaaaataaaaaaaaataaatttatagatctcTTCTGCATAACTGAAACAAACATGTTAAGGCAGAATTCttattttgtaagtttttttgaTTGAGCATATGCATGTAGCAAGCAGTGTGATTTTTGTTTGTATCTTTGTTCATTCCCACTTGGCAATCCTAATGTTGCTTACAGGGTATGAATGATGACgaggatgaagatgatgaaACTGGAGATATTGCAAAAAGTAAGGAAATTTGTTTGCAATTTCTTGCATTGCATTTAATCAGTTTTGTTCTTTGAAAGTATATCTGAagctgtttgttttgttttttgttttctttttttgataaaaaacaaCTGCATAACTACATCTACATAAATAGAGATGCTCTAATTGAGAAAATGTGAAGTTGAATTAGAGGAAATTCTTGCTTAACACCCCCctccataaaaaaaagaagaagaaagaatcacACCtacatttgtaaaatttttcattaGCTAAATAAAATGCCATTATTCCGTACAAGAGCCTGTAATATTGATGTAGatgtatataataaatattaaacaaaagtTTGACTGCTTCAAACTGCAAAACACAAATTAGTAATAAAAGAACGAGCATTGTAGTAAATCAATGCTATTGCAAACCAACCCAACTCTCTATGTCATTGTGTTTCATGCATATTCCtataacttatattttttggtaCAAGTAAATTAATTCATTAAGAAAAAGTAATCATACATCCTACACATGCATATTCTGCAATTTTACACCTGCACCAGGGTTACCTATCTCTGAAGTGTAATTTAGGGTGTTTTCAAGTTGGCTAATTGGTATTAGGCTATTTTAGAATTATTATTGGGCATTTATAAGTGACCTTAGGTAGTACTAGGTTCATCACTTGGTATTCCTTTGGCTGAAATGATAGAATGGATTCTGATGagaatctctcttttttttggggggagagggggaggggggatgGGTTCTAAATCATTCTCTACATATTTTCTTGCATAAAAAACTCTCAATTGTTATTCCCTTTGGTTCTTACAACAATTGGAGTAATGTTTTGTATGATTAATTATGCATATTGTCTGTAGTGGCTAGGACACAGAAATATTTACGGGAAAAATTTGGTGGAGTTGAAGATGCTATGcttgaagatgatgaagaagatgaggaagaaCAAGAGTCTCTATGgggtggaaaaaaaaaggactatTATTATGGTGATAATGCTGATTACGAGGTGATGATTTGAATATTATTCGCTATTTGTCCAATCATGCTCCACCCCCCTTCtcacttttttcccctttgtatctaatatatatatatatatatatatttttttttttcagcaacAATCACTTACTGCCACTATGGAAACTATCTTGTTCACACACTAATTTCTTAATGCAATCATATGTATATAATTGAGATTGTCTTTGTAGTTGCTCTAAGCTTTTTGTTTCTGATGAAGGCACAATCAAGTGATGATGACAGACCTTTGAAGGAGGAGGAAGCGGTTAAGAAACTACAGATGAAAAAAGCAGAATCTTATACAATTGAAGACTTTGGCCTTGATGTGATTGAAGATTGTAGTGATCCGAGTGATAGGGAATTAACTCTAGAGGTGAGGGTTCAATATTCTCTCCTTGTTAATGAAAAAAGGAAGTAAAGAGATAAGTAAGTTAAACCTTTGGTCTTTATTTTCAAGCTTGGGTTATcctcttttgtgtttttttgataagtaaatttTATTGATGGAAAACAAACACCCAAGTATACAAGAAGTATACAAAGGGAGCATACAATCAATCTAACAGATTACAATGATCaacaaaatcataaatgaaCATAAAGAAGGAGAACCCACAACCAACATCCACTCAAAcaacatttaaagaaaaacagcTTAATATCAGGCAAATATCTTTCACTGTCCTCAAAACACTGAGGCCTGAGCATTCTGCTTCCTCCGAATTCACCACTTCAAGCAATAAGGAATGGCTCTCCAAATAACAGTATCCCAATGTCTACAAAAATGACCTTGTTAAGAGGCTATCAAATCCACAACTGACTTTGGCATCACCCAAGAAACTCCATGAACCTGAATACCATAGATGATACACCCAATTCAGAAGCTGTATGACAATGAAGCAATAAGTGATCCACAGATTGTTCACTCCCTTTGCACGTATAACACCAATATGTTACCAGTGTACATGTCTTATCcatattttattgtttgttaCTTTTAAAGGGGTGTATGGACTATTAATTCTTTTGAATGACACATAACCCAATATGGCTGCTTGTACAGGAAATGTCAGCCAAAAGAAAAGGCAGAAAAAAATATCCAGGGATAAAAGAAGCCTTTGATGTCACGGGAGCAGCTTATGAGGAGGTTAAGAAAGATTTGAGTGCTCTATCAAAGGAGGAACAAATGGATGTTTTATATAGGtaaggtttttcaatttttatttgtatagttctttttttttctgcaCTTGTTCGTGTGTTATATTTTTGAGCGGACTCTTTTTTATCAAGGCTGAAAAGTAATACTCAGAAGAAAATGATACGGAGAAAGGTTTTGTAGCTTCATAAGTAATAGCCATTCCAGAGCTCAAACAGGTGGTGGTGTTAGAAATGTAATAAGATTATGATCAGAGATAAAATCTAGTGTGGGGTGCTTTTACTTAGAAATTTATCTTGTTGAGCTAGTCTAGCTATCTTAGAGAAAGCAAAAGATTGAGTAAGAATTTGTAGAAATCTGATGAAGGAGGGATCTGATACAAGATGCACAATAGATTCATTGTGTCTTTCAACATGATGGAGTAACCAGATTGGCCTATCCATTCTTCTTACTTCAAATTAACAACATAGGACATGCCACAGGAATATTTGCAGATGGGTCTGCAGTATTATTTTGCTTCCTTCAATTAGGGAGGTTCCCCTTTTCTTATGCTTTCATAGCTCCAAATTTTGTGAAAACTTATGCTTGCAATTatattatctattaaaaaaatcttggtTCAACTATATGAAGAAATTGAATCTATTTTTTAGGGGTAGGGAAGGGGAGGGGTTTTCTAAGGATGAAAATAAGGGTTTCTAGGGGATTTATAAGTGGGCCTTGTACTTGCAATGAAGTTTTTAAAAGTTGATTTGAAATGCTGTTGGATTATAGCAATTGTTGCTTAATGTCAAGTGGGCAACCATTATTCAATTTGACTATACGTGTGAAACTGAAGGCGTTGAGATAGTTGGGTTGACAATCGTAAACatactgcacttttgctatcaataaaacttttttttacctatcaaaaaaaaaaaagagatagttAAGTTGACAATTTCTTTGGAGTAATGGATTTTTGTAACTTGGATAAGTGGAAGTACATGGAAAGATAAGACTCAAAATGAGGAAATCCCCTTTAAAGATAGGGTTGGCCCATATTGATGAAAAGGTGAGGGAGGTTTTCTTGAGATGGTCTGGTCATTCAAAAGACAGCAAGTGATGCACTGGTGAGAAAGAATAAGTTGATTCAAGTTAAGGGACCGaaaaaggtagaggaagacaaaaaataatgccaataGAAGTAGTAAAAAAGGACATGTAAAAAAAGGTGTTCCATCCACTTTCTAGAGGTGGAACCTACATTTAATAGAATGTGTGTTGGGAGTACACGTGCGAGTGAAGTTCCACATTGAATAAGAATGTCAAGATAGAGTGATCAACACAACATAGTTGGGCCCAAACTCACAGGCTTAAGTCTTTCGGGATAAGTGGTGTccttatattaactactcagtTGGTGGCTCCCTTAGGTGTTATCTCCCCCTCAAtttgttattatattacatttGGCTTTGGTTCCATGAACTCATCTGGTGCTGCAAAATCTAAAGATGTTTAGTATTTGTGGTGGTTTATTAAGAGCTCTTCCGCCTGCATCCTCTTCTGTTAGGCTATTTCTATTGAGCTCCTCATCATGCCCCTGCTCCATGTTGTTTGCAATTTTGAGCCTTGTTAAATGTTAATTGGATGTATGTATAATGTGGTTGTAAATAAGTTCatatgatatcaaattattatttatattatcttgataatataaaaagttcattttataataaaattatatataattttaacaatACAGTTTGGTGAATCTAACTTTTGTAAGTTCAT
The Quercus lobata isolate SW786 chromosome 10, ValleyOak3.0 Primary Assembly, whole genome shotgun sequence DNA segment above includes these coding regions:
- the LOC115962634 gene encoding uncharacterized protein LOC115962634, producing the protein MNDDEDEDDETGDIAKMARTQKYLREKFGGVEDAMLEDDEEDEEEQESLWGGKKKDYYYGDNADYEAQSSDDDRPLKEEEAVKKLQMKKAESYTIEDFGLDVIEDCSDPSDRELTLEEMSAKRKGRKKYPGIKEAFDVTGAAYEEVKKDLSALSKEEQMDVLYRWFLVMMIYLKGMILEKGGGSMSSECWLELESILRMMLGRMKLTILRSMGMLTWGMVIQEIQKMNITNKLNNDELQNLLPKLRCLQGPQR